One genomic window of Hyperolius riggenbachi isolate aHypRig1 chromosome 7, aHypRig1.pri, whole genome shotgun sequence includes the following:
- the MMADHC gene encoding cobalamin trafficking protein CblD isoform X2, with translation MGPFGPQDQRFQLPGNVGFDAHMRGVNPQRIPAHTNLPDLLSEPAACERHEFVMAQFVNEFQGNEAFSGQQEVSRMGSYFENAKVECAMQSCPELLKRDFASMFPEISSNNFMVLTVTQKTVNDMTMWSEEVENEREMLMEKFINGAKEICYALRSEGYWADFIDPSSGLAFFGPYTNNTLFETDERYRHLGFRVEDLGCCKVIRHSVWGTHVVVGSIFTNAPADSDIMRKLGDH, from the exons ATGGGCCCCTTTGGCCCTCAGGATCAGCGATTCCAGCTCCCCGGTAATGTTGGCTTTGACGCCCACATGCGTGGAGTGAACCCACAGAGGATTCCAGCTCATACAAATCTACCTGACCTCTTATCTGAGCCAGCCGCCTGCGAGAGGCACGAGTTTGTCATGGCACAGTTTGTCAATGAGTTTCAG GGAAATGAAGCTTTCTCaggccaacaggaagtgagccgCATGGGCTCCTACTTTGAGAATGCAAAAGTAGAGTGTGCAATGCAGTCCTGTCCAGAACTCCTGAAAAGAG ACTTTGCATCTATGTTCCCTGAGATCTCCAGCAACAACTTCATGGTACTGACAGTGACGCAGAAAACTGTGAATGATATGACCATGTGGAGTGAAGAGGTGGAGAATGAGAGGGAAATGCTGATGGAAAAG TTTATTAATGGTGCCAAGGAGATCTGCTATGCCCTCAGATCAGAAGGCTACTGGGCAGACTTCATCGACCCATCCTCAGGACTGGCT TTTTTTGGTCCATACACAAACAACACCCTCTTTGAGACAGACGAACGTTATCGGCACCTTGGCTTCCGGGTGGAGGATCTCGGCTGCTGTAAGGTGATTCGCCACAGCGTTTGGGGAACCCACGTAGTGGTGGGGAGCATATTCACCAACGCACCTGCAGACAGCGACATCATGAGGAAGTTGGGGGATCATTAG